A stretch of the Neodiprion lecontei isolate iyNeoLeco1 chromosome 4, iyNeoLeco1.1, whole genome shotgun sequence genome encodes the following:
- the LOC107220980 gene encoding codanin-1, which produces MANILLTNALSGRIVVEDIIEWLTTDDVENSKWDSFNKSGCTQCDFLLYFLSFLRQQTKSILHGSYNARQTPNKEIQCCGATNDRSQKKNERPHRGVSLFNADANSDPDSINEDLQSMRGHARNGASAVSEQEMSPMTNTVKLNKKSQLRESDVISEGQVMFTVHRTGENQSLSITTGTKTPDKMRVDINSSDCSHIPQKTTSTPLVKTDPPSKINKIFNGFSQHVSKADVLGLTTDANFQLCSTPDMKTLSTQKPGSYIGILENLTNSNENFDISNCLSISKNLKTTNKLTSYSRNGINDSSSSNTTSVFGDSNKDWHHLNSLNMSPGSNNSTVNESVVLNNFMIVNNNCETPISPLYISDATTPQNSKLSYSRSVERYQYSKSSPQHFNDNSPKQGFHHIQRNLKSTPRQNASLGDFISIDSRGSKKSSLRKTNTRVQSGKSSDSDGSVTDKLSITEDSFPEIGKSCGRRKRRIKPTKLDTSDDKGIRENKTFGTISRPQIVNPQFLEILQADKPDTTPFEIERDLLRLERQKQQKSTSNTSAEHVIDSCILSKTPNVKTSTEPLLTPSLQYVENRQALDILVKIYSSLLDYNLVINPMTELNFVISLITLQHSFANDKYRSVSDNHSLKERSNAVRSIIKENSLDESDDCLIDKHKNSKKCANIEFLNEELGCRVLNDDNILTMDENVSLQREIEVDKVFDKLGRSSLDCKQSSCTYEGQLNVSKEKIPIPDEEYFQTIHNCIYFSTSFLNTQRVLLSLLDRTTLKLLCENNRIATFSPDLQEYLSQCYRGKLNESSRLKQHFNTFSTTEANVSFQIDTDNRENFPSLVGFQSFRKQRDLFYDVLRIWETHHLAPGWVFSIALAGKIRTLLSLHNDAVNYCHFARLFKSQLLLSCIGNDSKEEPVNDESFNFLKSLKHVDPEKLTRLRERLVTPLSSKGPVPPPSFPGVQEFYKDFILHAANPMFYAHLQDCLVHEIMELNDTQFMGSEIEDTETMVDQETKQNFITCILSLRLLAKVLGFLISLPYRCEPHSPVSVLTTQLELRSQVLPPLNLQYCLQTAIINGKLALTVPWVVKYLALLDPMSLRLPYYKTVLEILCYIYCESKHDSRLENPLSLKVKILLKFSIGWLFELCNFPERLYFNCRISSTHRKFKSISNFSAKNLQSTLATDIERTSSDLNQSSNSGPCTDSLDIIDERILYVCCPFLAELKTLLIADHSNLNNSATIRHITPVSRGFEKPFGSTSTKQLQLQLEEAFFHGQPISTRKTVDFVSERVASSCVKHICNSALPRARKKNIVKFQGVLSQRILPDDINKFKSSITVEMQSIASKLSLELKTHCEADILAMCESRTMKSIDSLLAEDTLPSVKQICSQIAVRMATERVKNWIQSHITDGSLFFKDMEMEVDKAYKNKSIPTQLEKKVHNAEAASPTDVIIELRSIIWELLENKGKSVTLRSVLQSLDNVYKSLTERADLLLGPEKIIGSMSVDLALFLAAHRTDIFVSEVHDKLIRIWKIECVNFLKKEFILSRILSPRNIMLLATPQNPDVWLPLGKFIKRLLKEEILNVEAFSDQCTMLFRYDWPIDILKHLSICLTNGIEDFKSTNEANEKMKLLLQWIAETCAEMEFTFD; this is translated from the exons ATGGCGAATATTTTACTCACAAATGCATTAAGTGGAAGAATAGTCGTGGAAGATATTATAGAATGGTTGACAACTGATGACGTTGAG AATTCGAAATGGGATAGTTTCAACAAATCTGGATGCACGCAGTGCGACTTTCTTCTGTACTTTTTAAGTTTTCTACGGCAGCAAACGAAAAG CATACTTCACGGCTCGTATAATGCAAGACAAACTCCGAACAAAGAAATTCAATGCTGTGGTGCAACAAACGACAgatcgcagaaaaaaaatgaaagaccTCATAGAGGTGTTTCATTATTCAATGCCGATGCGAACTCAGACCCCGATTCAATAAATGAGGATCTCCAGAGTATGAGAGGCCATGCGCGCAACGGAGCCTCTGCTGTGTCAGAACAGGAAATGTCGCCGATGACTAACACTgttaaattgaacaaaaaatctcAGTTGCGCGAGTCAGATGTGATTAGTGAAGGGCAGGTCATGTTTACTGTGCATAGGACTGGGGAAAATCAAAGCTTGTCTATTACGACAGGTACAAAAACACCAGATAAAATGAGAGTTGATATAAATTCATCTGACTGTTCTCATATTCCTCAGAAAACGACTAGCACACCATTAGTTAAGACTGATCCTCCGAGTaagattaataaaatattcaatggGTTTAGCCAACACGTTTCTAAAGCAGATGTGCTTGGTCTAACTACTGatgcaaattttcaactttgtaGTACCCCGGACATGAAAACTTTATCGACTCAAAAACCTGGAAGTTATATTGGTATTTTAGAAAATCTGACTAATTCcaacgaaaattttgatatatcGAATTGTTTGTCGATATCAAAAAATCTCAAAACAACGAACAAGCTAACGAGTTATTCTAGAAATGGAATTAACGATTCTAGTTCATCAAATACGACATCAGTCTTCGGCGATAGTAATAAAGACTGGCATCATTTGAACAGTTTAAATATGTCTCCGGGGTCAAATAATTCGACAGTAAATGAATCTGTTGTGCTTAACAATTTCATGATTGTTAACAATAATTGTGAAACTCCAATCTCGCCTTTATATATCAGTGATGCAACGACACCACAAAATTCTAAGTTATCGTACAGCAGAAGTGTAGAGCGATATCAATATTCAAAAAGTAGTCCACaacatttcaacgataatagTCCTAAGCAAGGTTTTCACCATATCCAAAGGAACTTAAAATCTACACCTAGGCAGAACGCCAGCCTGGGAGATTTTATAAGCATTGATTCACGAGGTTCTAAAAAAAGCAGtttgagaaaaacaaatacaaGAGTACAATCAGGCAAGAGTAGTGATAGTGACGGCTCGGTGACAGATAAACTATCCATAACAGAGGATAGCTTCCCAGAGATAGGAAAGAGTTGTGGAAGAAGGAAGCGAAGAATCAAGCCAACAAAACTAGATACATCAGATGATAAAG GAATTAGAGAGAATAAAACTTTTGGAACGATAAGTAGACCCCAAATAGTAAACCCTCAATTTTTGGAGATACTGCAGGCTGATAAGCCTGACACAACACCATTCGAAATTGAAAGGGATTTGTTGCGATTAGAGAGACAGAAACAGCAAAAAAGCACATCCAATACATCAGCTGAACATGTTATTGACTCATGTATATTGTCAAAAACGCCTAATGTGAAAACTTCAACTGAACCGCTTTTGACTCCAAGCTTACAATACGTTGAGAATCGGCAAGCTTTGGATATATTagtcaaaatttattctagcTTGTTGGATTATAATTTAGTTATAAACCCCATGACGGAATTGAATTTTGTGATATCTTTAATTACTTTGCAACATTCGTTTGCAAATGATAAGTATCGGTCAGTTTCAGATAATCATAGCTTAAAAGAAAGGAGTAATGCAGTGAGATCAATTATTAAAGAAAACTCTCTTGACGAGAGTGATGACTGTCTGATCGATAAGCATAAAAACTCTAAAAAGTGTGCAAACATCGAATTTTTGAATGAAGAACTTGGATGTCGAGTTCTAAATGACGATAATATTTTAACTATGGACGAAAATGTTTCATTGCAACGGGAAATCGAAGTTGATAAAGTATTTGATAAATTAGGAAGGTCTTCACTGGATTGCAAACAAAGTAGTTGTACATACGAAGGTCAGTTGAATGTTTCAAAGGAAAAAATTCCTATTCCAgatgaagaatattttcaaaccatACACAACtgcatatatttttcaacctccTTCTTGAACACCCAAAGAGTGTTGTTAAGTTTGTTAGATAGAACTACATTGAAGTTGCTATGTGAAAATAACAGAATTGCTACATTTTCACCTGATCTACAAGAATACCTTAGCCAGTGCTAcagaggaaaattgaatgaatctAGTCGACTCAAGCAACACTTCAATACTTTCAG taCCACTGAAGCAAATGTTAGCTTCCAAATCGATACAGacaatcgtgaaaattttccctcTCTTGTGGGATTTCAAAGCTTCAGAAAACAGCGTGACTTGTTTTATGATGTGCTGAGAATTTGGGAAACCCACCATCTAGCACCAGGGTGGGTGTTTTCTATTGCACTAGCTGGAAAAATTCGGACACTACTATCTTTGCATAATGATGCAGTAAATTATTGCCACTTTGCAAGACTATTCAAGTCTCAGTTATTGTTATCCTGCATTGGAAATGACTCTAAG GAGGAGCCTGTAAACGATGAAAGCTTCAACTTTCTTAAATCATTGAAACATGTTGACCCAGAGAAATTAACACGATTACGTGAAAGATTAGTTACACCACTTTCATCCAAAGGACCTGTTCCACCTCCGTCATTTCCTGGAgtacaagaattttataaagaTTTTATTCTGCATGCTGCAAATCCTATGTTCTATGCTCATCTCCAAGATTGTTTGGTCCATGAGATAATGGAGCTGAATGATACCCAATTCATGGGAAGTGAAATTGAAGATACAG aAACAATGGTTGACCAGGAGACGAAACAGAATTTCATTACGTGCATTTTGAGTTTAAGACTTCTTGCTAAAGTATTAGGATTCCTAATTTCTTTGCCGTACAGATGTGAGCCACACTCGCCTGTAAGTGTCTTGACTACGCAACTCGAGCTACGAAGTCAA gTTCTCCCGCCTTTAAATCTACAATATTGTCTTCAAACTGCAATAATTAATGGAAAATTAGCTCTCACTGTACCGTGGGTGGTCAAATACTTGGCTTTATTGGATCCCATGTCCTTACGGTTGCCATATTACAAGACAGTGTTGGAAATCTTGTGCTACATTTACTGCGAATCAAAACACGATTCGAGACTTGAAAATCCTTTGTCATTGAAAGTAAAGATTCTGTTGAAATTCAGCATTGGATGGCTTTTCGAACTCTGTAACTTTCCAGAAAGATTATACTTTAATTGCAGAATATCCTCAACTcatagaaaattcaaatcaatcaGCAATTTCAGTGCTAAGAATTTACAAAGCACTCTTGCTACAGACATTGAAAGAACAAGCAGTGATCTCAATCAGTCTAGTAACTCTGGCCCTTGCACAGACAGTCTCGATATTATAGATGAAAGGATATTGTACGTGTGTTGCCCATTCTTGGCCGAACTGAAAACGCTGTTGATAGCAGATCATTCTAACTTGAATAACAGTGCCACAATTCGCCATATAACACCTGTTTCACGTGGTTTTGAAAAACCATTCGGTAGTACCAGTACTAAGCAGTTACAG tTGCAATTGGAGGAAGCATTTTTTCATGGTCAACCAATCTCTACACGAAAAACGGTTGATTTTGTGTCTGAACGGGTTGCGTCCAGTTGTGTAAAACACATTTGTAACTCTGCTTTACCAcgggcaagaaaaaaaaatattgtcaagttTCAGGGTGTCCTTTCTCAACGTATATTACCTGATGATATCAATAAATTCAAG TCTTCTATCACAGTGGAAATGCAGTCAATTGCATCGAAATTGTCATTGGAATTGAAGACACATTGCGAAGCAGACATTTTGGCAATGTGTGAATCTCGTACTATGAAGTCTATTGACTCTCTTTTAGCAGAAGACACATTACCATCTGTGAAACAGATATGTTCTCAAATCGCGGTTAGAATGGCAACAGAGAGGGTTAAAAACTGGATTCAGTCGCACATTACCGATGGATCCTTATTTTTCAAGGATATGGAAATGGAAGTTGACAAAGCTTATAAAAATAAGAGTATTCCTACTCAGTTGGAGAAGAAAGTTCATAATGCTGAGGCAGCATCTCCTACTGATGTGATAATTGAGCTTCGA TCAATAATTTGGGAACTGTTGGAGAATAAGGGAAAGTCTGTGACTTTACGAAGTGTTCTACAATCTTTAGACAATGTATATAAATCTTTAACAGAAAGAGCAGATTTGTTACTTGGtccggaaaaaattattggctCCATGAGTGTTGACTTGGCATTATTCTTAG CTGCACATAGAACGGATATTTTCGTGTCGGAAGTTCACGATAAGCTAATTCGAATATGGAAAATAGagtgtgtaaattttttgaaaaaagaattcattctGTCTAGAATTCTTAGCCCAAGAAACATTATGCTTCTGGCAACCCCACAAAATCCAGATGTATGGTTGCCCCTtggtaaatttataaaaagactgttgaaagaagaaattttaaatgttGAGGCTTTCAGCGATCAATGTACAATGCTGTTCAGATATGATTGGCCAATA GATATATTGAAACATTTATCGATATGCTTGACCAATGGAATTGAAGATTTTAAGTCTACGAACGaggcaaatgaaaaaatgaaactgctTCTTCAATGGATAGCGGAGACTTGTGCTGAGATGGAATTTACATTCGACTGA
- the LOC107220981 gene encoding arginine-hydroxylase NDUFAF5, mitochondrial: MSILKILWMQRCGFKNDLHKLGDFLSQYVKNESKIMPPGIRRLSYTRVTYALPPNSVMNVFNRDHKLMQRERAARAEDVELYDYVKDEVGYRLSDRIFDIKRRFKKALDLGCGRGHVSKHILSDSVEELILADMCPTWLNQAQTTEGVKVEKKIVDEENMPFDPNSLDLVISCLSLHWVNDLPGCFSQIIHSLRNDGVFMAAVFGGDTLYELRSSLQLAELEREGGISPHISPFTEIRDIGSLLNRAGFTMLTVDTDEIVVGFPTMYELLWDLKGMGENNAARNRKLHLKRDTTLAAASIYEEFYGKLNEKDGSKYIPATFQIIYMLGWKPDVSQPKPLNRGTGEVSLKNLHCLDQIIKETKKVKLSDEDK, from the exons ATGTCAATACTGAAAATACTTTGGATGCAGCGTTGCGGTTTTAAAAATGACCTGCACAAGCTTGGAGACTTCTTGTCACAATACGTGAAAAATGAGAGTAAAATAATGCCACCCGGTATTCGAAGGTTAAGTTACACCAGAGTAACTTACGCACTACCACCAAATAGTGTAATGAATGTTTTCAACCGTGATCATAAATTAATGCAAAGGGAACGTGCAGCTCGAGCCGAAGATGTCGAGTTATATGACTATGTAAAAGATGAGGTTGGTTACAGACTGTCAGACAGAATCTTTGACATCAAACGCAGATTTAAAAAAGCCCTCGATTTAGGTTGCGGTCGGGGCCATGTATCAAAACACATCCTCAGTGACAGCGTGGAGGAATTAATTTTGGCTGACATGTGCCCCACTTGGTTAAACCAGGCTCAAACGACCGAAGGTGTCAAAGTCGAAAAAAAGATCGTCGATGAAGAAAATATGCCTTTCGACCCCAATAGTTTAGACCTAGTTATAAGCTGTCTTAGTCTACATTGGGTCAATGATCTTCCAGGATGCTTTAGTCAAATAATACACAGCTTAAGAAACGACGGTGTATTTATGGCTGCGGTTTTTGGTGGCGATACTCTTTACGAGCTGAG GTCTTCATTACAATTAGCAGAATTAGAACGAGAGGGTGGCATATCGCCTCACATCTCACCATTCACCGAGATCAGAGACATAGGCAGCTTATTAAATAGAGCAGGATTCACCATGTTGACCGTTGACACTGATGAAATAGTTGTCGGTTTTCCTACCATGTACGAATTATTGTGGGACTTGAAAG GAATGGGAGAGAATAATGCAGCCCGAAATCGTAAACTTCATTTGAAACGGGATACGACACTAGCAGCAGCATCAATTTATGAAGAATTTTATGGGAAATTGAATGAGAAAGATGGGTCGAAGTATATACCAGCCACATTTCAAATAATCTATATGCTTGGATGGAAGCCTGATGTTTCTCAGCCAAAACCATTGAACAGAGGAACAGGCGAGGTATCTCTTAAGAATTTGCACTGTCTTGatcaaataattaaagaaactaAGAAAGTCAAACTTAGTGATGAAGACAAATAA
- the LOC107220978 gene encoding ubiquitin-fold modifier-conjugating enzyme 1, translating into MRQMRLFSSRDSGLVSELRLVIMVDESTRKTLSSIPLLSTKAGPRDKELWVNRLKEEYQALIKYVQNNKGSDNDWFRLESNKEGTRWFGKCWYMHNLLKYEFDVEFDIPVTYPTTAPEIALPELDGKTAKMYRGGKICLTDHFKPLWARNVPKFGIAHAMALGLGPWLAVEIPDLIEKGVISYKDRGDE; encoded by the exons ATGAGACAGATGAGACTGTTCAGTTCTCGTGATTCTGGTTTAGTTTCAGAATTGAGGTTAGTAATTATGGTCGACGAATCTACGCGAAAAACTCTTAGCAGTATTCCTTTGCTAAGTACGAAGGCAGGGCCGCGTGATAAAGAATTATGGGTCAACAGATTGAAGGAAGAATATCAAGCTTTAATAAAG TATGTTCAGAACAATAAAGGTTCGGACAACGATTGGTTCCGGTTGGAATCTAATAAGGAAGGAACGCGATGGTTTGGAAAATGTTGGTACATGCACAATCTTCTGAAGTATGAATTCGACGTTGAATTTGAC ATACCAGTTACCTATCCTACAACAGCACCAGAGATAGCGCTGCCTGAATTGGATGGTAAGACAGCAAAAATGTACAGAGGCGGCAAAATATGTTTGACGGATCACTTTAAACCACTTTGGGCAAGAAATGTTCCCAAGTTCGGTATTGCCCACGCAATGGCTTTAGGG CTGGGCCCCTGGCTAGCAGTAGAAATTCCAGACCTAATCGAGAAGGGTGTCATAAGTTACAAGGACAGAGGAGATGAGTAA